Genomic DNA from Pempheris klunzingeri isolate RE-2024b chromosome 22, fPemKlu1.hap1, whole genome shotgun sequence:
TTTGCAGTGTTTAATCCCTGGTTTTGTAACAGCGCTCACAAGGGCTCACTGTGACTTGGATTTTGCCCACAGGAATTTGCTTCCATCCAGCTGTAATTGAGCCTCTTGGAGTGATTGTTTTCAGTTTAGGCTTAACCTGCTCTCTGCTCCTATGTCAGGATTATTGGCCGCAGTGACAATGAACCCAAGAGGATCAAGAAGAGCAAGATGATTGCCAAGGCGTTTGCACTGAGGAAGGAGCTTCACAAGGACCCAGAGAAGGAGCTGTCCTTCAGCATGCACACTGTGTCCCATGACGGACCAGTGGGTGAGTATTCCACTGGAGTCATTAAGATGATTCAGATCATTCACTCTGAGTAAGCTAATTTAGGATAAATTGCAGTCGGTAACATAGAACAGAAGACAATATTGACTTTATTTGGCAGGGATGTTTGCTGTGTTGTTCACTACTTGGAGTGAAGGATAATGAAACAGAGGAGGTCATGTGTGGTGATGTTTGCATACCTCCACCTTGTGTTCAACTACTGGAACGACAAGGCCTCTTATTTGGATTATTTATAGTGAAGATCAAACCTTATGTTAGTGTGCTTCTTGCTCCCTGTTTCACTGCCACAGGTTGCTTCatccaaaatacaaaaacattttcttgtttttaaggATGACAGTGGAGGCAGATAGGAAACAGGGGAAAGAGGGAAATGACAGGTCAGTGCAGGTCGGCAATTGCGACATGCACTGTAACCACTTGGCTGCTACTTTTGCTGACTTATCTCCAGTGGTATCTAGCCATGCAGACGGGTTATGAGATTCTTAGTCCGTACAATCTTTTGGAATGCAGCCGTTCTAACCACGACATTGTTTCTGGGtagacacattttctgtttgagtTTTTCTGCGATTGGTGGGTAACTCAAAACCTGAGCACGTAAAATCCATTACTATCTGCATGATGGATACCACTAGaggtaaatgataaaatatgttttttgacATTTGGATGAACTCTCAAAGCTTTATTGTGTTCAATAATATGAGGTGAGGCTGAGCCTGAGATGCACTTCCTCCTACAATTTAACACAATCAATGAAATAAGGAACCcttgttttaatgaatttaattaTGCTCTATCCACATGCCACAACCTGCATGGTCAGGGACAACTGTTATGTCTGTAGCTAAGAACTGAATGACACATTCTTCTGCTCATGTAAGCTGAGAGGCTGCTGTGGCTGCCATGCTTGTTTAGCTTGGAACAGTTCAGAGCCATGGAGGCACCACAGGGGAGCCATTAAGAGCATGTTGGATTTAAAGCTGTCCTTATTTGACCCTAAATGGAAATTTGgtgtttgtcttttctcattCACAGCTGGAATCAATTTTGACCTAAATGAGCCATCGAATGACATGTCATCAGCCTGGGCGCAGCATGTGACTAAGATGGTGGCCAGGCGAGGTGCAATCCTGCCTCAGGACATCTCTGTTACTCCCACTGGGACACCAGGTGAGAGCTGCAGGCCATCATGCTGACATTACACCCGCTGCTCTCCAAAGGCAGCTGTCACCAACTCTTTCGCGGTTATTTCTTTGCAGTTCCACCTCCAGAGGAGAGGAACAGGCTGTGGATGGTGGAGGCTGAGATTTCACCAGAGAtgataaagaggaaaaagaagaagaagaagaggaagaaggaggtgCGTCcagtggaggaggtgatggacCACCAGGCTTATCACCAGCGTGAGTTTGGTCGGAGCTCAGTGCCTCGCCTGCCCAAACTGCCGTGCCACCCCAGTCTGGTCGCTAACTTACAGGAACAGCAGAGGCAACAGcacaagatggaggaggaggttcTGCCAGGGTCTTACCTAGACttccaacccccccaccccctgtcCTGTGAGGAGAGGTGTCCATACCCGCAATACCAGAGCAGTTGGAACAGCTATGGCCGCAGCCTGCTATCTAACACTGTGACCCTCAACGACCGTCCAGAGGATCTGGGTCTCGGCCCACGCTGCCTcccctctgcctccacctgGCAGCCCAGCGGTCCCTCCCGTTACCCTGGGGAGATGGATCTAACAGATGGGCTGTCAGAGAGGTTGGCTCATGTAGCTCGGGTCCCAGCAGGCAGGAGGGCTGGCTATGGACCCATTCACTCCCGGACCAATTTAATGGAGGCTGAGCTCATGGATGCTGACTCTGACTTCTAAGAGCACAGCTCCAATTTATTACCTTTTGGTACTCAGACAGTAAGCTATAAAAAGTGCTGGAAACTTTAAAAATTCTTACTAAGTTCACCTAATTCCCAATGCCCAGAGCTCAAGATGGAATCAGGCAGGTCAGTTTTTTcgtttcttttgcttttttttttttttaaagaaaaagtaaagggataaagtgaaaaaaatatgttgtGAATAagttaatgaaaaaatattttttatactttatttttgtcCGATAAAAGTTCAAAGGCTACTCTGTGATGACAAGACAAATGAGGCAGCTAAACTATATATGGCTTGAAATGAATATCTGTATTCAGAAACCCCTATGAATTAATCTGCTAGAATCAGCTCAAGTTTTACTAaaacttttgaacatttttgttaTGTTCTTGTtatctgattggctgcttgtATTGTGATTATTTGTGCTGTCCAAGAGCAGTAAAACCTCACTCATACAGAAGACTATactgataaaacacaaaattcTTCGGGCTACTTGCAAATACTGTTTAACCTAGGTCTTTTTTGTGTTATATTTTGATAGTCTTAAGACTCTGTTCTTTCCTCTCGCTACTATTTAGCCATTAATAACTTGTGTTTATGTCCAGTTAACTTGAGGTACTAACCATTATCTGTCTTCCCCTTTTAATACTTAAATCACAGAAATCATCGCTAAGTGCCAGGACTTTGAGCGGTTTCTCTAAGATACACACTGGGACTTAAATAGAAGGCAGGAAGTACTAAAAGATTGAATTTGTATAAAACAACTCATTTTGTACAAAGcaggtgttttttgttttaagacaAACATTGTTCTTACAGCCTTACGTTGTGATCGTTTTCTCCAGATTCAAATAGAATAACCCAAATTATTAACTTGTCCTTAATTTTATCCGCCTCTGCAAGGTAATGGTGACATGATTTTGTTGACCTAACACCAGGCTGAAAAGCAGAGTTTCACTGCCCTCTCTGGTTCAAAGTGTCAGGCATGTTTCACCTGTGTTGAACCTGTAATGACAGCCAGCAGTGACGTCACAGGGTCTTAAAGTACACCTGTGCATCGCTGCAGTAAGGTGAGAAGGTAAACAACTGGAGGTCAGCAAAGCCAAGACTATCAGCTAGtatacaaaaagttttggagtTAAAATACATAgtgattatttgtgtttttgtctggaTAAGAAGgctgaaatcaataaaattgccatcttttttttctccttgtatATTTCAGAACTTTTCTCCTTGTACAGTTATTTTTTTACAGCAGTATTTCTACCTTGGTTTACCTGGTGTACATATTCAGTCTAAACTGAACTTCATatgtatttcttcttcttttcagtcCAGTTGAAAGtcattttttatgtgttttagtGGGCTTAGAAGTCACTTTTTCTTAAATACTTGTATTTTTCAGCCTCTCTTCTgaatgtgtgtactgtatatagtTTGTCCATATATTTCACAATAAGGGTATTATTTGTACAGATTTATATATCAAATCACTTGATTACTCTGCTGATATGATAAAAAGGGAAGAGTCAACTATGCTATAAAAGGTTGTCACTGTACTTGTGCTGTAACCAAATGCCACCTAGTATTGTCATTTAAAACTCAAGATGGATAAATGATGCTAAAGTAGACTGTGATACATTGCTTCTTAGCCCATGCAAGTTAGTCTGTCTAATCTAACAGTCTAGTTATTCATGTGAGATGTGTACAATAGAGAATTATTTATGTTAGTGGTAGTTACCACACTGCTAAGGATTCAATGATGTAGTaagcagcaaaaataaaggataGCTGATATCCACCCAAAAAGTTTATGTTCAGagattattaaaaaatgaaatgaagattattttggaaaatgtttagGCCTTGAAaagtaataaatgttttttttttaagatgtcCAAAAGATTTACTCCAGCAGGCCTTATGTTGCTTTCCATGTTTAGTCTTCAAAatgtgtaagaaaaaaaaagtttactgTCACTTTGACTGAGCAGCTGTacctttttggtttttatatgtaaataaaagTAACCCTACACAtctctgcttgtttttgccataCTGTTGCACCAGCCACAGCTGTGCCTCTCCAATTATCTGATTGTgcaaaaaataaacacttaCTGATCTTTGAAAAGCCCAGACGCTCATTTAAAACCACTGTTCTGAAGGGATCCTCACAAACTCTTTTTACCATctggatgaaaaaaatattctgcCAGCTGGGTGacaaaaattatatatatatttttaaaaaaagttaatttccccattttttttcttttttccaaatccAAAAATGAGGTGTCACCCTTTCACACAAACGTTTCAATCTGACTGGCATACATTGATGTTTCTAACATCATGTGGTGCGTGTGCAGATTGCACTGCTGTCTACAGTGTGATTCTGCCACAGGGGGcgctgaaataaaatgtaaatccaaCACAGTTTAtggtggccgggaggtgcaaaacaatattacaatacaagaaacacttttacaaagatggagacaaatttacattttagaaaacatttttacaaatcagaaaacaaaattacattgccataacacatttacaagtcctgagacaaatttacatttgagaaaacaaatttacaagacgtgaaacacttttacaaacgccgagacaaatttacatgtaactttttcaaccggaaagagaataccgcgttaatcggctcatatgttcgccacaaaacgggcaaaagacagcttgactgccgtccatcgtgagtcgccatgaactccttatcacttccggttctactcgacagttggtacattccctttccggttgaaaaagttacttgcggccgaaacaaatttagaagtaactttttcaaagggaatgtaccaacacgatggacggcagtcaagcggtcttttgcccgttttgtggcgaacatatgagccgattaacgcggtattctctttccggttgaaaaagttacatgtaaatttgtctcggcgtttgtaaaagtgtttcacgtcttgtaaatttgttttctcaaatgtaaatttgtctcaggacttgtaaatgtgttatggcaatgtaattttgttttctgatttgtaaaaatgttttctaaaatgtaaatttgtctccagctttgtaaaagtgtttctcgtattgtaaaattgttttgcacctcccggccaccgtaccaCAGTGGccttaaagtaaagtaaaaggaaagaaagaaaaaaaatgacatttacagaACATTTACAGAAGGAAAAATAAGCTCAAAATCTGACATTAAATCAGTaatccagtcacacacacccacacccctCACTCCACCCACACCACTCcacccctctctgtctcagtgtgaCTGCAACGCTGCTCAACCATGGCTGACTTTATAAAGAGGGGCTGAGCCCTCGACACACTGATGACACAGAGGCGACACTTTGAGGGGGAATAAACAGACAACATGTCCCAGCAGAGGTCTTCCCTGACGCCCGGAGATGCGGAGAACCTGCGGAGAAGATCGGCGGCTGATTCCGCAGGTAAGACTTTGTTTGCCTCCATTCTCCTCTCAGCCTGCGTTTGTCCCTTCACACCGCGGTCAAAAACCCGCACAATCAAATGTGTCTCTGCTTGTTCTGCACTTTGTTTGTCTTGAGTGCGTTCATCAAAGTCACCTGTGCAGCCAAAACTTCCTCCAGTCTGAGATCAACTTAAAAACTTTGTGCCTTCACTGTCAAGCCCCATAAAAGTACCTTTGCTGTTAGAAAAATCATTGGAAACTCCCAAACGTGTCTCTTTTGTTATACCCTTGTTTTCAGAAAGGCTTGAAGTGAGGATTCATTGTGATCATTGATTGTTCCTCACTTTGATTCCTCAGCTAAGAGGGTCGTCTCTTCTCCCTACAGCTCATCTCCCTGCCAAAGTAGTTTAATCACAGTCCAGTAAACCATTAACTTTAACTTGACATCTCTTATCAGACATGGAAAGTGACAGTTAATAAGGGAGAAGAAAGTGAGATTCTCCAGAACGACATTATAAGCAGATGGACAACACACAGTATAACCAGaatgctgcttttttaaattaaagtatGGCACAGTGCACTGGGTTTTCTCATCTCTGTGTGTTGCAATGCATTGATAATGTGATCCGTTTTAGCAGACAGCAGTTCTCAGGGTGGTGGGAGAGGGGACACCCTGCATGACTCTCAGGAGGTTTTTATTagtcacacacacttccatgGGGCACACTGAGGACATTGGTCCTGGATGTCAGCCAAccttcacatctttttttttaatgcagtgaaGTTACCCTGTGTGCAGAATTATCGTTCACTGACACCTGCGGTCTTAATTCAGCATGTTTTCaccgtggaaaaaaaaaaacaaaatgttgctttacgtatgacttttaaaaaaatctgttctcCATTATACTTCCTCACTCAGAGACCAGTGCAAATCCTGAACAGCAACAGCGATTTCCACAGCGACAGTCCCAAAGCGAGTGGCCTTGCGTCGGCCCCCAGCATCCAGAGTTAGGCGTGGTGGAGACACCCTCCCCAGATGCTTCTGCCAACCATTTCTGCCACTACACACCAAAATGTTTTCTCACCGTCCACAGAGGTGAATGAGACACTAGTTTACGCTGCTTATGTTAACTGGCTGGTTTAAGTTCAGACAAAATGCATTGTTTCAGTATGACCCAGATTCCACCACAGGTATTCTCTCATCTTACAATGTGGAGGAGTTTTCTCACAGTTGTGATCTGCACAGGAGGACACGGGGCCTCAGCCCGATCTACTCCATCGCGAGGTGTCCGGTCTACTCCGTCCAGGTATGGAGAGGAGGGCTGGCATGAAGGCACCACAAAGACCACGATCAGAGCGGAGAATGAGGTGGAGGCACACAGGGAGGCCAACAACTACAAGGTGGGAAGGCCTGGGTGCTTTTGAAAATGCAAACGTGAAAAGGATGTGTTACTGCTGTcctattttgatttaaattcagtgtttctcaaaaTGTGACGTGGTTCCCCCTGGGGGCACATAGGCATTGTAGGGGCTACCTGCATGACTAGAGGGGAAGATGTAGAgttgaatatgtaaatattcACATGTTTACAGGGTAGAAAAGAACAAGTTAACAGTCAGAAGTCATTTGTCATGGAAAATGCATTGTATGTTCTGTTTGACACGTCTTTAATCCAAAATCACACTTTTTTCAGTTTGGCTTCAGAAAGTGGAAGGGCCATGTAACAGAGAGGCCCATTGAAGACAGATCAGAGATCATCAAAGAGCTCCACTCTGATCTGAGCATTGTTAAACCTAGAGAaggtcttttttctttttccttctttgcaCTTTAATTCGGTTTAACAGGACCTATATGCTCATACAGACAGATATGAGGTTGCTACAGGGAAGCAGTGACCCATATTGATTTCTCCTCTCTTGCAGGCTCAGTGCTCAACTTTGGGAACAtagtttatgtgtttttatttggatGGTGGATATCTTTACTCTACCTCCTCATGTGTCCTGTAATGTTCCTGACAATCCTCGGTGTCCCTTATGGTGTGTATTCTATAAAATCACTCAATCAATTACTTTGAGTATTGTAGTTCCCTTGAAATATGGACATCatgcttgtttctgttttctagGCAAACTTTGTTTAAAGTTGTCGTGGTACTTTATTTGGCCATTTGGGAAGTCAGTAGAAAAGGTAAAATGGAGTGTCTTAACTTTCACTGAACTTTTTGTGCCATTGCAATAGTAGCATGGAAATATTCTGTAGACAGTGGCAACAACATCCTGTTGTTATCTCTGCCTTTTTCAGGTCAGTAATGTTGTTAAAAGATCCATTCTTAACCCTCAAAAGTGTGAGGTCATTCCTGAAGAGAGGGACCGTGAAGACAGGAGGGACGTTGGCAGGGACAAGGACTCCGAGCCCCTTCTGGTGTCTTCCCCAATCCCTGTCGAGATCCCTGTCCCAGAACCACCAGCTACAAAAATGTCAAGGCACTGGGTAAGAAAGTCAGAGTGGCTTTAATCGCTTTGTGTAGTGGAAGTTGAGGAATATTTCTAAATCTTATTCACAATTCTACTtattttctgtccctctctgcagTGCCGCCTCAGCACTTATGTTTGGTTGTTACTGGGTTACCCTGTCCTGGCTGTGGTCCACTCCCTGGTCTGCGTGCTCGCTTGGATCCTGGTCTTCACGATACCTGTAGCCAAGATGAATGCTCGCATGATGACCACGGTCCTCCTCATGGCACCAGAGGACGTTCGGATTCACAGACACGAGAAGGTACGCAGCCATTTTCTGAAATTTCACTGATTTGTGGATTAAGCAAGATGTTAAATGCAGGAATGTGTGAAATGTTCCTTCCACGCCATTTTATATTGCAGACTTTTTATAGCCTCCGTATTAGGCATGCTAACATGTAACTGAAGTGCTCCACATGTTCAGTGTTAGAGGTTTTCATTGGATACAATACAAAATAGCTCTGTATGAAATTGACATGGGTGCATTATTCAGTGTAATCAGGGCATAGTTCATGTTAAGACATGATGCTGGTAACTTTTTCAAATAAGGGCAACATAAATGAAGTTGTTGAGGCAGCAAAATTACATAGGAGAATATACAGTAATATgtatttgtaataaaatattttatgtaaactATCCcttttttaaagctgttaaTTGACTATTTACATCTTACTGTTTACTGATTACTTTGTAACTTGAGTATTTCATGTTGTCTTTTGCAGACTCTTGGGTGTGAGACCAGAGTTGTCTTATGCTGTTATCAAGCTTTCAATGTGTATTATTACAAATACACTTTCCAAGGAATCAACATTTTTGCTCTCAGTATCCTTCTTGGGTTGTTGGATCTAACGTCACAAAAAATGGTGATGTGATTTATAGtctaaaaaaaaagctatgatttgaagacatccatccatcaaggTCATGTAATTTATATTCTCTATCCCCAATGATCATGGTTTTGTACATAGTTATTAGAGTATTGGTCTgtccaccatccatccatttgttCTCCTTAAGTCTGTGTTCCCTGCAGACCTGCTTCCCCTGGTATTACTCACGCTGATTATTGGCTACACTGACCATGAACACAATTACTTCAGTGCAGAGGTCAAGTTTGCCACAGCCATCACTTCCATCATACCTCTGTCCTACTATATTGGCATGGGTATAGCCAGgtaaggcttttttttttctccatttttgtcTGTGGACAGTGTTTGACTGTGAAGGAAAGGTACGGACAGGGTGTGCAGTCGTTTCCAACCACTTACCAGAGTAATTTTCCTTCCGTGAATTCTGATGTACAGCGTGTTGAATGGCTCGATTTGTGACCTTGCGTATTCCCACAGTATTTCGGCACAGAGTAACTTTGCAGTGGGAGCGGTGGTGAATGCGACGTTTGGCTCCATCACAGAGATGACTTTCTACATCACAGCACTGCTGCAGGGACAACGCGCTGGCACCAAGTGTTATGAAGAGATCGTTAAAGCAGCACTCACTGGGACCTTGCTCGGGTGTATCCTGTTCATACCGGTGAGTGCCTTAGCAGGACAAatgagcatgtgtgtacatAGCAGTTAACGTGCAGCATCACGTTTTGTGATCCCTTTTTGCGTGTGTTTTCTGAATATCTTTCAATCGTAAAATATATACCTGCACCCTTTTCACCACGAGATTCAAGTTTGAAATCGGTAGACAGATGCTAGTACTCATGCACTAACCTCTTGCtgaatttctgtttgtgtttgccaaTTGCACAGGGTATCTGTATGATCATTGGAGGCACCAAACACAGGGAGCAGCGGTTTAACAGTCGTTCAGCAGGAGTGAGCTCTGCTTTACTCTTCATATCCATAGGAGGTATGTATGGCAGCTGCACATGCTtctcatttttaaacaatatgaCCTCCACCAAAACATTCGTAACACTCTTAACTTGACTTAATCATGTAATATTTTCCCTAGGTGTGTTTGCTCCCACCCTTTTCTCAAAGATATTCGGCAACCTGGTGTGTGAAAGCTGCACCAGTATTCCAGGCAATTCCAGCGTACCCTTCATGTGCAAGGATTGTCACTACGACACGGTTGGCAGCTTCATATGATCTTGTGCTTATGGCTGTTGAGCAAGTTTTACACTTTTTAATTCCAGTTTTGCCTGTTGTGCCTGCACTTGGAAATGACAAGGAGACCAGCAGTGTGATTCATGGTTTGGTTTCCTACCTATGAAGATGACATCTTTATGGGTCTCTATAGCTTCAATGTAAAaggcttttaaaaaatatttctttattttgaccttcattttttttttttgtttttacagagtcAAACTGACCCACATTTGATTCTGTCCCAAATTGAGTAAGTCCAGATGCTACACATTTTTTAACTTAGTagtttattactattattaactaactattattaatgtaaaaaatgttttctaggCCGCTGGTGTACACGATTTCTGTGCTACTGCCTGCTGCATACCTGATCGGCCTCATCTTCACGCTGAAGACCCACTCCCATATCTATGATATCCATATCAGTGACGGCCAAGGGGGGCATGCAAATGGTCAGTTCGCACAAGAGGGTAGCTGCACCTACCACCCCACTGGTGAGGTCGTCACTGGGCATCTCCTTGCAGCCAACTCCTGTATTAATGCCACCAGCGAAGTGGTTgcaccaggtgtgtgtgaatgtggtgtGCACATGTGGTGTGTGGGGTTGTCTTTCAGGGGTTGGGCTTGGCCCCTTAGTTCCAGTGATTAACCTGcttgtgcatgaaaacacaacatttccCTTCAAGTGAGGTAAGACTGTGCCTCTGCACGTCAGGgtgaaaaacatgaatatgtgaCTTTGAACTCTATTGGATGTATttgaaaggggagaaaaaactTCTCAACAATGAGGTAAGTCATAAATGTTGAACTTTTTTAATAAGCTTATACATGTGTCTGTCACCAGCCGGTCATCATGTAGTCCACTGGTCCCGGTGGAGGGCTCTTGCAGTGCTGATTATTGCCACAGTGTTGATGGCCTGCTGCGCTGACCTCAGCACGGAGAACATAGAGCCCATGCTGACCCATTCCTCCATTTCCCAGGTATCCAAAATGCTTTATTTATACAGAGGAAGGGAAAATGCTCTTAGATTCCAAGTACCACTGATTCCTGATGGATGTGACCATAATACTAAAAAGCAGAATAATAAAATCCAACTTGCTGTCTACAACGACAATTCAGaagaaatgtagtttttatgaAGCCTCAATGTACCTGATCTGTTTTAGATGCAAAGAATTAATTGTTTACCTCGGTGTGTGTTTCTATACAATGCAGTACTTCATCGGTGTCACAGTGCTGGCCATGGTGCCAGAGCTTCCTGAGATTGTCAATGGGATCCAGTTTGCACTGCAGAACAACATCAGCCTGAGGTATGAGCACTATGTGCTGTCGTAGTATAATTTTTAGTTACCGCCtgaatttttccatttttaaaaagaccACACTTAAGTTTGGAGCAAGGAAGAATCTGGCAAGTGAGcacaatatttaataaataacaaaaatgtaagATGTCCCATTCAtaattttacttatttataaACACATTATGTAAAAATACCAAGGTCAAATTGAGCCATTGTGAAGAAGAgtataataaacattttaacttgtatgtttttttttgtgtgtgtgtctacagccTTGAAGTAGGCAGTTGCATTGCTGTGCAGGTCTGCATGATCCAGATTCCACTGCTCATACTCTTCAATGCCTTCTATGTATGTGGTTAGTTTTGGTAATTGATAGATTTCTTTACATAATGCACTTGGTTCAGTTGTGACTTggtttgcatcttttttttcccaggatgTTGGATTCATGCTCGTGTTCAATGATATTCATCTGTGGGCCAGCATCTTCAGTGTCATTCTGGTCAACTACATCTTCATGGATGGAAAATGTGACTACTTCCAAGGTAAGCGATGAGGCAGAGATTTCACCATGTCAGAAATGGACATCATGAATTAAGAGAGACACATTTGGTAACATTTAATTTCTAAACCATGCATATCTGTGAGGTAGCAGTGGTTAAGCTTGAATGAACATGTGCATTAGAAtcatctgttttgtttgcagGCACTGCTCTAGTTGTGGTCTACCTCATCCTTTTGGCCCTTTACTTCTTTGCTCCGTCTCCACGCTCTTGTTGATCTGTTGCAAAGAAAATTGTATGGCTCTCAAATATTATGCCACTAAAAACACCCATAGTCCATCCTCAGGCGGTGTGGGTTCAGTGGCacaaaagatggaaaaaagaagagatttcAGTGGGAGCTGTAAGTGAAAAGCTgcctgtctgcttttttttggtCAATGTGATACTTTCCCATTTTTGGCTGTCATAAAAATCCAtgactctttcttttttttgttcttgccaatgtacattttatttttggctgTGATTTATGTAATACA
This window encodes:
- the cax1 gene encoding cation/H+ exchanger protein 1, whose product is MSQQRSSLTPGDAENLRRRSAADSAETSANPEQQQRFPQRQSQSEWPCVGPQHPELGVVETPSPDASANHFCHYTPKCFLTVHRGGHGASARSTPSRGVRSTPSRYGEEGWHEGTTKTTIRAENEVEAHREANNYKFGFRKWKGHVTERPIEDRSEIIKELHSDLSIVKPREGSVLNFGNIVYVFLFGWWISLLYLLMCPVMFLTILGVPYGKLCLKLSWYFIWPFGKSVEKVSNVVKRSILNPQKCEVIPEERDREDRRDVGRDKDSEPLLVSSPIPVEIPVPEPPATKMSRHWCRLSTYVWLLLGYPVLAVVHSLVCVLAWILVFTIPVAKMNARMMTTVLLMAPEDVRIHRHEKTLGCETRVVLCCYQAFNVYYYKYTFQGINIFALNLLPLVLLTLIIGYTDHEHNYFSAEVKFATAITSIIPLSYYIGMGIASISAQSNFAVGAVVNATFGSITEMTFYITALLQGQRAGTKCYEEIVKAALTGTLLGCILFIPGICMIIGGTKHREQRFNSRSAGVSSALLFISIGGVFAPTLFSKIFGNLVCESCTSIPGNSSVPFMCKDCHYDTSQTDPHLILSQIEPLVYTISVLLPAAYLIGLIFTLKTHSHIYDIHISDGQGGHANGQFAQEGSCTYHPTGEVVTGHLLAANSCINATSEVVAPAGHHVVHWSRWRALAVLIIATVLMACCADLSTENIEPMLTHSSISQYFIGVTVLAMVPELPEIVNGIQFALQNNISLSLEVGSCIAVQVCMIQIPLLILFNAFYDVGFMLVFNDIHLWASIFSVILVNYIFMDGKCDYFQGTALVVVYLILLALYFFAPSPRSC